In Mya arenaria isolate MELC-2E11 chromosome 1, ASM2691426v1, the genomic stretch tggtcacaatttcaatcagtctttaagtaaaatgaattattataatataagtctttaaatttggcaagttaaagttgcaaattacttgatttttaacatattagttgaaaaatagtggaaaaagatattgtattcgggACAAtcaaacttccacatttcagtgaaaaactttaaaaaatttgatggacatgaaattcatacttccagtttcaaattgttAATGGAAGCCCTGGCCACCGATCTAAGAAAAACCACCAGCTGCCGTAAGCAATTTGGTATATtcttttacttataaattacaTGGAACTAACTTCTGAAGAGGTGGGCTCATTATCCTGCAAAACATCCATACATGTTCAGTTTGCATTGGTTTCACATCAACCAGCCAATTACAGTCGaaaaccccattggctcgaactctggccttggaaaattcgagccaagcggcaATGCTTACCTTTAGTgtatagaaatcggtcctttacatctagttcgagccaatgaggcattcgagccaagcaagttcgagTCAGTGGGGTTCAATTGTTAAgcatagttttaaataatactcCCATATCAATAAACAAACAGCTAAATGTTTGAGCCACCTTTGAGGCTGTAATATGCATCACAATTgtgcttttttattaaatatctgaTAGTAGATTAAagaactcattttttttaagttaatttgcaaacagtagttaAACCCTGGAGAAACACTTATTTATACAGCTTTTGTTTTGTGAAACAGCTATAAATTGATTTGAATCATTGTCCAGTCCAATTTTCTGATAAAAGCCAGTGATTGACTTTTGTGCATTTTAAGAGGCCATGAGAAGTGCCCCTTATGGTTCTCAAACGCACGACCTATTGCGTGAGAGCGGGGTTCACAATTAAACTGGTATCCTACTAGACCAGTTAGGCTCTATTCAAACGAAATGACAAATGAATGATCAGTTTGAACACTACTCTATGCCATTGTGCATATAGGAAGCAATCAAAACCACAAGCAACAATGTATGTTAGGGATTGAaaattgataattgaaaattatcaatCAAGCCAATTCAATAATTTTTTGATTACAGGTATgttatcaaaatcataatttcataaaatgtttgaattttaataaaaaatgttatatttgttacctgcaaattatttttgaatgataaGCTAAAGGTTTGAGCGTAggtcaattttaataaaagattAATTCTGTGGTCCTATGATAGTTTCTACAGCCATACAGCAATAATTGATTTTGAGATTACGCAAACCATTATTAATGACCTCACTTATAAGCAATCAGTTTTACAATACTCAACCATTGTTTTACCCATTATGAATGCCTCATTTAAAAAGAACACATAATACAAGTCCTGCATATAGCGTCTCTTCTGTTACAGGATACCGCGGGCCAGGAAAGATTCCGAACGTTGACACCTAGTTACTATAGAGGAGCGCAGGGAGTCATTTTAGGTATACATAATCACTCATTAAAATTGGCACGAGCCTGCAAGCCCTTCAAGTCGTCAAAATTTGTCTTTCGGATCAGCATGCCTTAATATTAACATTACTTCTTGGCTTAAAACACCCGTCACACctttatatcatataatatacaaattttGAATAAGCTGGGGTTAAAGGCTAGTGATTATTTCCACCAGCTAATAAAATTTCTTAGAAGAAAAAggtttgtgtacatgtatatggtatTGTCATAATTTTTGTGCTGCTGTTTATAGatgcattaaaaacaaaaaaaaaggtTATTGTACAAGGTTTGTAGTAAAAGTTTTCTGTCATTCATTCTGATTTCTCCCTCTCTTAAAGTGTATAAaaaatttttattaaaagcatTTACACAAGCTTCATGTAATACATTCTTATTCCTCTCTCTTTTACAGTGTGCGATGTTTGTAGTTTGtataccagtgtgtgtataccacgtgataaattacgtcatatatgctacgtcagaaggcaatattttgcttaaaacaaagacttaaatcaaagataacgtTTCGCTTACTAATacttaaccattttaaatgaaacaaaggccagtctacgcagcttaaagagccccacctctgttttataaccggagtttgataaggtgattagtttcattaaacacttcgacaaacctatttcccaaacaatgtttttacaGTGCTCTTAGACGGCCGtatcgtgaaaaggtttgtcgaagtgttataagaaactaaactctcaatccaAATTTGGTAAaggaccgaaggcggggctccgtaagctgcatagactgcgctatgtttcatttaaaatggtaaagaaaatgaaaagttatcattgttttaagtcttcaatcggagcaaaatattgccttccgacatagcatttatgacgcaatttatcacgtggtatacacatactgtataCTGTCATACATTCTGATTTCCATCACTTTTGAAATGTACGATGTTAGTAATTAAAGCTCGTTTAACAAGCTTTCTGTCATTCGTTCTGATTTTCCTCTCTTAACGTGTACGATGTTTGTAATTAAAGCTCATTTAACAAGCTGAtttccctctctctctctcttacTGTGTTTGATGTTTGTAGCTAAAGTTAGTTTAACAAGCTTTCTGTAATACATTCTGATTTCTCCCTCTCTCTTACAGTGTTTGATGTTTGTAGCTAAAGTTAGTTAAACAAGCTTTCTGTCATACATTCTGATTTCCATCACTTTTAAAATGAACGACGTTAGTAATTAAAGCTCGTTTAACAAGCTTTCTGTCATTCGTTCTGATTTTCCTCTCTTAACGTGTacaatgtttgtaattaaagCTCATTTAACAAGCTGAtttccctctctctctctcttacAGTGTTTGATGTTTGTAGCTAAAGTTAGTTTAACAAGCTTTCTGTAATACATTCTGATTTCTCCCTCTCTCTTACAGTGTTTGATGTTTGTAGCTAAAGTTAGTTTAACAAGCTTTCTGTAATACATTCTGATTTCTCTCTCTCTTTAACAGTGTACGATGTTTGCAGTAAAAGCTCCTTTAGCAAGCTGGAAGCCTGGCTTAATGAGTTGGAGACATTTTCAACGAAACACGATCTTGTCAAAATGCTAGTGGGGAACAAGATTGACCAAGTAAGTGAGGTCTTGGTAACCAGTTCCATGGAATATCTTTTCatcttcaatgtttttttattcaaatgaaagaTTAAATGGTTGAGACTTTTGATTTGATGGATTATCCACAATGGCTGCAGTCTCAATAGAGAGTGGTGTTAAAATGGCAGTGTTCCAGCTACCGGTAGGCTTAAATAGCATATGTGGGGAGGGAGCGGGCCCTTCtggcaccctgctgcctttttactatGCCCGACTGTGCCCTTTCATTTGATAGAGCTGCATTGATTGAgctatatttgataaaattataattatgacatattgtcaattttctgaaataagtatgataataataaatatacataattttgacactaaagtAAACGTAGCAGCTAACATATTCATAACAATCTATTAGTATTGCAAGTAGTTACAACACGAACCCAATATAGATTGAAGAAACTTACCTGAAGATACCTGAAAACTTACTCAGGTTAAACTCTAAAAGGCTTACTCGGGTTAAACTCTACCAGTAGTGAGCTTTAAAGTTTTTGCAGACAAGTTTCATTAATTCAGAGAATGCCCTTAAAGGCAAccaagtttatttttgaaaaaaataaaaatacgaGAGATGTTCAAAGGATATGACTGCAGTATGACAAATATCAAGAAATCTGCCAATTTccatcaataaatgttaaatagtaGGGGTTTTCAATTACAGgctattaaatatcaaaatgatctATTTTTAGGTGAATTTGGTACAAGTTCATACAGTTCATGTACTATTTCCAGTCTAAAAATTGAACTGGgttgaaaaaaattattttcaaaatgttttttaattgtgttgcttttgcaactttttttcaattttagaacTGATGAAGTTATCAAATGTACtatagacaaaaaaaagttaatttgtaGTTGttaggtttataaaaaaattgcaCCTAGCTACCTTTTAGACCTAGCcagtatatacatgtttgaaaCGATGGTAAAACAGTGTTATTTTGTGATGCTCATATTAAAATGCAGGTACAATATGAAACCTAACTTCCATCTGCTAACGTAACCTGTTATTCATTCTTTACTTTTCCAGAATAAAAGAGAAGTTAGTAAAGATGATGGGCTGAAGTTTGCACGGAAACACCAGATGTTGTTTATAGAAGCGAGTGCGAAAACAAAAGAGGGCGTTCAATGTGCCTTTGAAGAACTGGTGGAAAAGGTGAGTGACATTTTGTTGGTAATTCCTGGGATTTGATATGTCTGCAGATTGCTGCGAATCTAATGTCTGAAGCCGCAAGCGTCCCCCCACCCCcacgcaaaaaaatatttaaagttagaCTGGTTGTTTCTTGCGAGTATTGATTCTCCAGTTTGGTTCAAATTTGAAGTAAGGAAAGGCCTCAATGGAGCTTTGAAAAATGCCAGTTTCGACTCTTGGCAGGATGCTTCCGCTTATAAGGGGCCTTATGTGGTCCCCAAACTCTCCTTCAGGGGCCAGGTCAATAACATCCCAGAACTATATCAATCAGATAAAAAGAGCATTACttgtttttgccaaaaaaataacCTGAAGTTGCACGGAAAAATACCAAATCTTTTTTGATAGAAGCAAGCGCTAAAACACTAATAAgctgttatatgtattgtaaagAACCACCTCTTGATTTTGAAACCAGGGTTACAAAAATCAAACCAGTACTAGTGAACATTTTCAAAGTGAAAAAATGCCACATGGGGCTTGAAATGTCTTAGCCGTTTAGCATACCAGTGAAAGTAGTACCGCAAAGTTGAATTGTTAACACCCCTGATATCAAATGATGCTTTTGAGCAATAGCAATATATAGGGAACCAATTTTGCATATGTCATAAGCTCTGTATATGACATCCTCCTACGAACCACTACCCATATCATCACTCTTGTTTATGTTTCAGATAATACAGACTCCAGGTCTGTGGGAGACGGACGGAAGAAGTAAGAGGGGTGGAATTGACTTTACCCAGGGGGGCACCGCAGGGGGCGGCTACTGTGGAGGATACTGCTATATATGATCCATTTTTTGCTTCACATATATTTCAAGCTATCATCACAATATTATGACATCACCAGTATATCAACGTTCTGAGAGCTCAGCAAAAGAGGGACATAATTCCATATAGAAATCTAAGAAGTTAGGACCTTGATTTGTGTCACAGATCTAAGAAAAGAAAGCTTTGACTTTGTAATTCTTTATCaattcagggatgtgatttatCCATGGAATGGATTTCCGCAGTTTGTATGGCTCCAGGGaccaataaaagaaaaaaaaacagatttaaaAAGTTGGCTGGTCGCTTTTGATTGatgctttatttgttgttggttttgacatttcaaatttattgtcaGTAGAGCCCTCAAAGGGGCTTCTAAATCACTTTTGCTTCTGAGGCAGGCTGACCCACCCCCTGTGACCTCCATTGGGGGCCTTATGCGCCGCCCAAACCCATTGCAAAAATGAtttcagcccttcagctgcctgataaatcacatccctgatcattcataattattatacacttttattgTCTGCTATATTGCCAGTTTTCATTTACTAGTCctgttgaacatttttttaatatcagaatcagggctggtattcatacgacttcttaagtcattttcttagaattttcatagtcaaaataaaagaatagtataagtgtttttaatatgaaagtgtgaattttttataaaattattgaaaatgaagtatttcagatattatagaGTTCTTATACCATTCCCTAAGATAGATACTTAAATGAGGAAAATGTCttcagttaggaaatgacttaagatggtTTTTTGAATACCGCCCTTGTACTTGTTATAAGTCAAGTAAACTACTCAGATACTTATGTAAAGAATATGTcttaagtaaggaaatgacttaagatgttttatgaatactgctCCTTTACTGTTTAATTTAAGTCAGGTAAACTACTCGagtaaaattaaagaaacaatttaaGTGAACACAATAATCAGGCTGGTTAGCAGATTTTGATTTGTTGGAAAATTAGCATCAGAATGAAAGAGCCATTACATTTACTAGCGTAGAATGATATATTGTATACAGAATTTGCAGATTTATGTGTGCTTCAAGATGTAGATAATTAGTGTAAATTGTTACAGATCTggtattttatagaaaatgaatatgATAGTGATTGACTGAATGCAGTTATTGAAGTAAAACTTTTGCATGAATTCTTTGACTTGTTCTTGGCATCAAAAAATGCCAACAAGCCCtactatttaaatataaaaattaagatAAGCATGCCCGAGCACTTTCATAAAGTGCTGGGCTTGCAgtcttgtgctaattttgaccgCAGTTAATGTGTACAAGATTTTTGGAGACACAATAAGACAgtatacataaaatttgcttgaaAATAGTTCCCCTTCATGAGAACAATTTTTCAATAGTTATTCCTTCTCTGTTTTTTGAGAAAATGAGCTATTCACAGTTAGGGAAattagataattaaataatattaccagtattaaaatgttaaaaatgtcaattttgaaataatcaagTTAATCTAATCTAACATCTTGTACTCAAATGAGAAAGGCCATGAAACATGTTGTCTTACAAGAATTCATTTTTTCCGTATACATGTAATGTAGTATATGTTACAAgtgataaatttattttatgacttcgcttgttttgaatgtaatacatccattaaatattttcttaaatgacaATAGTGTTATATAACTTGACATTGACGTCCTTTCTTCCAGGGCCGATATTCACTTATGTCTTACCATAAGTGTTTGA encodes the following:
- the LOC128232761 gene encoding ras-related protein Rab-18A-like, whose translation is MAESDVLTTLKILIIGESGVGKSSLLLRFTDDTFDPEQSATIGVDFKVKTVTVDGNNAKLAIWDTAGQERFRTLTPSYYRGAQGVILVYDVCSKSSFSKLEAWLNELETFSTKHDLVKMLVGNKIDQNKREVSKDDGLKFARKHQMLFIEASAKTKEGVQCAFEELVEKIIQTPGLWETDGRSKRGGIDFTQGGTAGGGYCGGYCYI